AGTACACTCATGATACTACACAACACCTCTGTGTTACAGTGCAAATCAGAAGTAAAAGTTATATAATTGCGTGGACATGGAAACGTCATTGTCGTGCATCTATGCTGGACCCCACTATGTACAAAAATCATTGTTCAAGCGTCCCTTGAATTTTTGGCAGCCTTAAGTATATGTGTTAATTACTCCACTGTTTGTTAAAAGAAAAACAGCCATACTCTGTCTgagcagcagagggcagtgtcAAAGGGCCAAAACCCCCTCCCCATCTACACTGCTGTCAatatgaaggaaggaaggaaaggcaCTACAGCTGAGAAAGGTCATTAAAGCTTCTCTTCAGCTAAGGCAGCTTCTGGTTTCCTCTTGTTATAGGGTTTTGACTTCATTTAGTGTATCTAAGAAATATAGATATAGGACATTTCATATGTATATTAGATGTGATTTATGCTTCACATCTGTGTCTCATACCTTTCTATTTCATTTCTTCCTTTCCTGTCAGAATGGTGTGAGTTCACGCCATATGAAGTGGGGATCCCAAAGTATGGGGCTTTTGTCCGTGCTGAAGATTTTGGCAGTGAATTCTACCTAGGATACATGATCAAGAAGCTCCCAGAGACACGTCTCCCCTATCtgataggtgtgtttgtgtacatctaGGCATGTTTGCACGTGTGTATCACAGTATTTATCATCTTCTCTGTCCGTTGACAGGAATCTGGAGTAGTGTTTTCTCTTTGAACCTGACTCAGCTGTGGACAGCTTGCACTGGAATGCTACCTTCCTGGAGCCCATGGCTGGGGGAGAATGTGGGCAACATAGGTAACGACCTATTTCTCTGCAACACAGTGGTTAAATAGCAATAATGCAACAAAAAACGTTGTTTCATCCACACATTCTGCTTAGTTTAGAAGTATTTCCAAGGTGTGCATCCCCTTAGCTACACCACAGTCCTGATAGTGATTAGTGATTAGCCAGTGTTTGCTTCAATTAATTTCATCTGCTCTCCATCAACTTCTCCCAAACTTCTCCCACATAGAAGCAGACAGTGAGCCAATTACCCTGGACACATATCTCCTCACGCCGATCACCAGCACGGCTAGCGTGGTCTCCAGATTTTTCAAGAGCCGACCCGTCATCACTGAGATATACAACTTTATGCGTGGATTCTTCATGCATTCCAATTATAacaaaaactcaaactttaccGCCTGGAAAGGTGACTTGCTGCACTGTTTCATAAACACTGTGAACATGCGTTTAAATACCTTAGTCTTTTGCTGTTTCTAATTCTGCAAAAAAATATTACATTCTGTTAAAGGGGATTTTACGGTTGGCTAAAACAGAATCTCGGACATAAAATGACTTTCTGGCCATTCCATGTTTAGATAGCCACCCTGATGCCTTCCCAAACAACCTAACACCAGCTGACTCCAAACTGCAACTAGTTGATGCTGGCCATGCAATAAACATTGGTTGCCCTCCAGTGTTGCGTCCCCAGAGGGGTGTAGATGTCATCCTGACTTTCAGCTACTCATGGGATCCGCAGGATGTTTTAGAGGTAAATAATAAGGGAGCAGCCATTTTTGAATTATGCAAAGGGTAATTATCAGAATTTTATAATTTAGCTGTTTGCATACTCTAGGTAGGAGGTAGTATTTCACTGGCTATGAACCCCTATCTGAAAGTGCTTGAATGATATGGTTATCCACTGCTACTATAAATCAGTAGTCCATATTAAGATGATTTTGTTCTATCTAAGGTTATAAAACTGACACAGGATTACTGTGAAGACCACAAGATACCCTTCCCCCACATTGACTTCAGCAAGCTCGAGGCTGAGCCTGTGAGAGAGCTCTACGTCTTTGAAGACAAAGAGAACCCAGAGGCTCCCATTCTGCTGCACATGCCCCTTGTCAATGTTTCTTATCGTGAGTTCAAGGCTCCTGGTAAGTGCTCTCTGAGGATGCCAGGACTGCATTCTGTGAAAGCTGTCATGCCCTTTGTTGTCTTCAAACAGTAAGACATCATTTGTATGTACTTTGATGATACTTGACAGGTCAACCACggaaaggtgaggaggagatggaggcggGGAAAGTTGATGTTAgctctgactcttctccctaCAAGACCTCCAACCTGACCTACTCTGTGAAGGACTACAGGTCACTGGTGGATCTCACCACCTACAATGTTGTCAACAACAAGGATGCGATCTTGAAGGCTCTTCGCAGTTCCCTAGAGAGGGCAGTCCCTGTGAAGGAAGAAGCCAGTCAGGATCAGGACAAGCCAGTAAAAAAATCAGTTCAGTGAGGGAAGTAGTATAATTCCTGTAGAACCATGTCTGTTTCACAAAAACATGgacattttaaaatagtattttataagGATTTGGTTATTCCGCCAATAATTAAATTCAACATAGTTTGTAATaatgggtgtcaccctgccccccacctctcatatgctaaaatccaGAGGTGGAAAAAGTACTAAAATATTatactcaagtaaaagtacCAATACTTTGATAAAATATTACTCAAGTACAAGTGAAATTACCTATCTGAAAAATTACTCAATTAAAAGTAATAAATAGTTCATTTAAAATGTACTTTAAGTAAAAGTTACTTagttaaaaaacattttttaccaTCGAACGGGGCGGGGCGGGAGATCTCTCCTATGTAGtgaaaatgccctatctacgtcatttcgccccatctacgtcagatcactgaatgtctcctcctgctgtactgttattgtagcttacatcagctagctagctagcttcaggatttCTCCCAccactagtgatgggcattccggctctttttcgtgagccggctcgtatggctcagctcaccaaaaagagccggctcttttggctcccgaacggctctttaaaaaatacatgttttaactatgaatttgactatgatgggtgtgaaaacaatttgaattaaattatgaaatgaaatcatactcgaccgtaaccacatatctttaaaaatgcattgatttgtcatggctctcctccgagttttgactggccctccctcatgcaggattgacaggaacagaatgtgaggatgatcgtgtgcgcctttaagcctacaagtatttttttgttgttctttgaattagtcaattattttaaatacaattaaaagtcattatttcataatcatttagtttttataggctgtattaatctattaaaaatagagtcggttcttcagatatgcgagccagctcccgacgttcaccttcaagagccggctcttagagacggatcgttcgcgaacgacccatcactacccaccacccgcaactgcatcttccctggatgcaagaactccagctgcgctgcaacgccatttaagttccctgttgataatgaaaggaaaaataggtggatagattttgtgaagagccacgctcatggaaagcttcggataaactccaacagccccctctgcgccactgaccatttcacggccgacagttttaacatggaccagagacagacggggttcaccaacacacggcttctcttgcagcgcggagccttaccgagcatcgccccccccggccgttcatcctccggtcgcacctggaccatccaccgccgcctgcagttcatcactcagttctgtgtgcttgttataattatactagataacttttccagaagtatctctgctataattagtgcaaaccgctaacttgatattaggctactcggtgtagaatgatggtattttggtgaaatggtagctaatgtgctagaagtagttggagagctcactgtctgctgtctctgctgtaaatgtttactcttgtGTTACAgatcaggggaatatttcatttatatgcatctgtatgtttcactcattgaacaaataaattctaattctatacggttttgttcggattgacatagcgtccattatctgggtcggaagtaggcactaggcagcgaggggcggagcttcagctccttcaggcgacacgcccccccagtctcaagcagagaagactgctgattttttcacgatttcaaagcctattttaacatacttgtcggtgttattttttcattcgaatttggatgggtagttaataacacattattctgtgttgtggcgaacttaaaactcgtttccacgtccactttacaggatctttaagggcaTTAGCAATACGCATTGTATGGAGTTCTatagttgtgttcgttctgttttgaaatgtgtaatgctatggtctttagataatttgagtgttcaccctgattgggaatgttgtctagttagatggcaaGTAATCAATCGTAAGCAGTGGGCCGCTCAAAGTTAACCGGCGCAAAGGTAACGTTGTTTGCTTTCAAAGTGCGttttatattccagtgcggtttatactccgctttacaaacacaaagtgctcattctggtgggggtgtggggggtgggggggggggggggggggggtgcgccttatacacgatgcggcttgttttccgaaaaatacggtaatcaGATAGACGAGAGATCGGTTACAAATTTAGCCTAACattgtgtttacatctgtgttagtaggtataataaataatacatgcactgtgtactagcttgtacactgacattctaaaattatatatttattgtttcttatcacacagatttaatttggtcttgtttaggccaattccaaaacttttctttgctattagttaacataatatatattaacataaatattatactgtaaatttgtaatgtggttgggcaccaagttatttatattttacaaGTCCATTTCTGCTTGATTTCTGCTACCTGTCAAGTCAAATTTCAGTGTTTTTTTGGGTGTGTAATTTCACACCCAAAATgcactgtgttatttctgtaacacagaaatgctattataagtccctggtgcttgagcttgttttccaaaaaatattatggatgttccagcacttatagacccagattatactgtatatattaatgaaaacagtgacccaagactctggactatggaccccctgaagtagccatggccaccccttggccaccccatgtataaaactctagttccgccacagctctatttaccagtcgatctacgttcctaccctcacctatggtcacgaactgtgggtagtgaccaaaagaacgagatcgcgaatacaagcggccgaaatgagctttctccgcaaggtgtccgggctctcccttagagatagggtgagaagctcggtcatccgggaggggctcagagtagaaccgctgctcctccacgtcgagaggagccagctgaggtggctcgggcatctgatcaggatgcctcctggatgcCTCCCTGGTGatgtgttctgggcacgtcccactgggaagaggccccggggaagacccaggacacgctggagagactatgtctctcggctggcctgggaacgcctcggggtcgcccaggaagagctggtggaagtggccggggagagggaagtctgggcctccctgcttaggttgctgcccccgcgacccgacccccggacaagcggcagataacgAACGAACAAAACCCCCCAAAAGGTTTTTAAACCACCACACAATAATATGGTATCGAGCCTTTCATTGTATAAATACTTTGGATAGTTGAAAGTTATTTCACTTTTTTTAGTTATTACTTTGTAGTTAAAACGTAGATTTTAGGTCAGACCAAATAATACGAGTGAGATTAGGGTTAGACTAACCttgggcctgtactacgaatcaagatcaacatgctctggattaCTTTCAGTTCCCCGGCTTCATGAACCCTAACAACCGCAATCACAATAAGCGGTATCACGACGGTggttatcaactctctaactcaaAAGCTCAGGCAGATTATCAacttcaagcccagagccccccactccactaacgactctcgCCTCGCTGTGGATTTGacagacaattggactgtcctgaactatccctcccccccctatcAACACAGAGACGACGACTCTCCATTCAGGAAAGAgtagttaacagacttttcaagaggcagaacccccgcaaagcagctgggccggacgctgtctcccctgccaccctcaagcactgcgctgaccagctgtctccggtgttcaccaccgtcttcaacacctccctggagacataccatgtgccagcctgtctcaagtcctccaccatcattgggctcatctctggtggggacgagtctgattataggtgggaagctgacaacctggtgacctgtgaAGTGGATAAATATGTACTACGTTTGATCAATTTCTCAATGTTTGAAATGATGTAAATACTTTTGTAAGTTTCCTTATATTGTGAAATATACTACGTCTTGAAGTGAAGAATAGTTCTAAGTGTCGTGAAGGGTTAGATCCTAAGTCCAAACAGGCGCACTGGAACTCAGAGTTTGATGCAAAAGTTTATTCAGACACAAACGTATCTAAACAAGTGAGTGTTCCCGGGAGCAGACTGGaatttttctccggacattcCTCTTTTATATCAAAACCTTATCAGTTCTGTGATTTTGCTATTGGTACATTACTGTTTGTCACAGATGCATAATGCATTTTAcactctattggtctctctctctaaaggctTCAGATTACAGGTGCATAGAAAACTCTCCTATTTTTTAGGCTTGCTCTGGCCTTGAAGACCCAGCTGCACTGGGTTGATATCATGGGACAGTCGTAAATCTGTcccatgatatctgggccttgtagtccatgatatctgggccttgtagttttCTATGGAAGAAACATACACACCATCTTCTCTCGCCCTCAGCCCCTAAATATTATTTGCACTTTTGGGCTTATTATCTTCTACATATTAGTGGCAATACtcatcagtcaacagctttgcatctggttttcagtaatatagcATATAAAGGTAAAAAAATGATTTAgaggttcattttcaatcatataatccataatcGTTACCCAtgttcataattacaacagtgtgatgttttttccaaaacacctggtgtagccagaacaacctagagctcaatgctcttaagacagtggagatggttgtggacttcagaagAAATACAGCTGCACTCACCCCcttcaccctgtgcgactccccagtgtACACTGTGGAGTCTTtctgcttcctgggcactatcctctcccaggacctcaagtgggaactgaacatcagctccctcaccaagaaagcacaacagaggacgtacttcctacggcagctgaagaaattcaacctgccaaagacaatgatggtgcacttctacacagccatcattgagaacatcctcacctcctccatcaccatctggtacgctacTGCCaaagacaagagcagactgcagcgcaTCATCCGCATCTGCCTAcactcgaggacctgcacacctcgaggaccctgaggcgagcaaggaagattgtggccgactcctcccaccctggacactctgtttcggccactcccctccggcagaaggctgcggtccatcaggaccaaaacctcacgccacaagaacagtttctttccatctgccactggcctcttcaacaaggccaagggctccCACAGACTTCTATTTTTATACTGTACATCATAGCTATTTTATACTTTATattcattttattttacatacatgtccccttagtattagtctAATTATTATTAGACCTTTtgtatagtatagttagacttgtttaaacttacaccacttatttaagatttactcctatatgttgaatgtatgcaccttcctgccagagTAAATTCCtcgtctgtgcaaactttcatggcgattaaaaccctttctgattctgactcTTTTAGTGTTTCGAATGACAAATGTCTAATGTTTTTCCAACACATTAAGTAGTAATATGAACACATTATTTAGTCGTTTCAGGTCACGTTTGCAGTGCAGAGGAGAATAAAGCAGAAGTTGAAGCTGTCCCTTCAGTACAAGTTGATTCCGATCTTTGTGGTATCCTACATATGTTATGGTAGGCTATTGATTACATTTATTGTGTGTACATGCTTATAAATCAATTTGTAACTTTTTTGTCCACAAGAGGGAAGTGTTGCTGCAGAAATTGGCACGAAACACTAGTTGATTTTATTGACGAATGTAGTTGTTGCACATCTGTGTTTAAGAGTACAATAAACTAAGAATTCCCTTAATTCTTGAGATTACACACTTTATTTCATTAGTAATCACTTGATATCATAATGTTGTGGGTGAATTGGCTTCAAACCAGGTTAGTCTAACACTAAtctcactctttttttttgGTCTGACCTAAGATCCACGTTTTAACTACAAAGTAATAACTATCAAAAGTTAAATAACTCAACTATCCAAAGTATTTATACAAGTAAAGGCTCTTAAGACAACATTATTGTGTGGTGGTTTAAAAACCTTGAGGTTTTTGTTTACAATATTTCTTCTCCTGAACTTATGTGGGTGAAGTTTAATAGCTGCTTTGTACttactataggctacatttgagACCCATCAAGCAACAGATAATGCTCACCGTTATGATTCAATTTCAGTAGTATTTCTTATGTTAAAAGAAATCAGAACAATCATTATTTTACATAATCTTATATGACCTCTAGTCTACTCAATAAATGTAGTCTACATCAAATTAAATGATACCACTGGAAATATGAAAAATTATAACACTCTGGGGTGAAATGTGAGGTATGTAAATTTGCTCTCTGACTATTTTAGAAGTAGAGAAAAGCTTTGCTTTGGCACCATCTGGTGCTTTTGTACAGCCTTTAGTacatggctggctggtttggAAATAGATGGTTTTGTAGGCATTTAAAGTTGTAAATAGTTGACAGTTTGAATTGAATTCCCAGTCTAAGGTCATCTTTATTCAACACAAAGATTTAAATATCAACAATAAGATATTAAAATGGGGTCTATTCTTCAGATTGTGTAACCTTCCAACCAAATGTTGTTGGTCAAAAACTGGGCAGTCAGGAGGcagtggtggagaggaggatgatggaCAAAATCAAGAGACCATCCTGGGCATCACCTCCGATCCTCTCTATGATGAGCTGAGGCTGATGAAGATCAACTTCAGCTACAGGCTCTTCCCCCAGGTGCAAGATTGAGTGTTTCAGGCGTTCTTTTGTACCGCAAGCTGTCAGACTGATATGCCTGAGAACCCCACCCCCAATTCTATGTCCCATTACCCCCAAACCTTCCTTCCACACtggatttatttatatataggcctatccTGGTCTACACTTTATATTTGTATAAGATCAAGAATccccagaacaatgcttcataaTTCCCCTTATACCAAACTATTATCTGtaaaacaaccaatcagagcaagttAGTCTGACTGGATTAGTCTGACTTATTTTGTACTCGTTATAATCccctacaaaaataaagtgaagcattttcttttaaccttcgtgctgtctcagaccccccctccctaaATGTACTAAACAAATGTGCTTCCAGCATAGCAATCACACATGGTATAGTTAATCATGCCTTGGGTTTTCAAACACTGATTGAGATTTTATATGTGGAAAGTATTGTATTGAAACATTAATGTCTTGGTAATTTTCAGGCTTATCTTATTTCAATAGGATCAACCGTGGGGAGTTTAAGATTTggcaaacaaccaaaactattccCTAAAGGAAGAGAggtaaactgaacagtgtattaacattacatttacattacatttatgcatttagcagacgcttttatccaaagcgacttccaaaagagagctttacaaaagtgcatatgtcactgatcataacaacgagatagccccaaacattgcggatagccaaaacatgaaacatacactGTGAAAAtgaaataagtcccaaagggaagaaccataagagcatgtagttaaacaagttacaattaaacaacatgaacctcaaaaatgcaagggtgtacctgtggaaaaaaagcaagcaacaaaaatatatttcaccacgagtacaatagttttaagtcagttacaactaaccaacaagagcaacaagtctctcaataagagtcattgtgaaccTGGAGTTAACCAAATATgctggaattacagttatttgagtcTATGGGtgaaatcagagcaagaatggtcaaagttaaataataacattgcaaatgaatgaaatcaattacaaggcaaacatgttacaaagattaaggttttaaatcttacctactctaccacgATTATTGTAAAATCAGATAAATAAATCAAGAAATGAGCAAGGAGAATGAGCTGAGGAGAAgttctcaggagatcaagaatgctTCACAAGTTGCTTCACAACTCTCTTTATACCCAACTATTATCTGTAGAACAACCAATccgaccacatcttgacccttattcatcaacatatgactagcaatgcgacaataagttacacaatgaggtgtgagactcATCAAGCAGAAGCtctgtccagcaactccagattttagcatatgagaggtggggggcagGTTGACACCCGGCCTTACAAACTGTGTTGAATTTAATTCTTGGCGGAATAACCAAATCcttataaaatagtatttttaaATGTCCATGTCTTTGTGAAACATGCATGGTTCTCCATACCAATGTTTCTACAGAAATTCTACCACTTTCCTCACTGAACGGAATATTTTAGATTGACAAAAACCTAAATTCTAAATACCCATTATTGGTGTGTTTTCTCTTACTCTAACAGGGTTCCCACATGTTAGTGGTGGCAATGATCCTGATTGGCTTCTTCCTTCACAGGCACTGCCCTCTCCAGGGAACTGCGAAGAGCCTTCAAGATCGCATCCTTGTTGTTGACAACATTGTAGGTGGTGAGATCCACCAGTGACCTGTAGTCCTTCACAGAGTAGGTCAGGTTGGAGGTCTTGtagggagaagagtcagagcTAACATCAACTTTCCccgcctccatctcctcctcacctttccGTGGTTGACCTGTCAAGTATCATCAAAGTACATACAAATGATGTCTTACTGTTTGAAGACAACAAAGGGCATGACAGCTTTCACAGAATGTAGTCCTGCCATCCTCAGAGAGCACTTACCAGGAGCCTTGAACTCTCGATAAGAAACATTGACAAGTGGCATGTGCAGCAGAATGGGAGCCTCTGGGTTCTCTTTGTCTTCAAATACATAGAGCTCTCTCACAGGCTCAGCCTGGAGCTTGCTGAAGTCAATGTGGGGGAAGGGTATCTTGTGGTCTTCACAGTAATCATTTGTCATTTTTATAACCTTAGATGGAACAAAATCATCTATCAATATGGACTACTGATTTATAGTAGCAGTGGACAACCAGATCATTCAAGCACTTTCAGATAGGGGTTCATAGCCAATCAAATACTACCTCCTACCTAGACTATGCAAACAGCTAAATTATAAAATTCTGATATTTATCCTTTGCATAATTCAAAAATGGCTGCTCCCTTACTATTTACCTTTAAAACATCCTGCGGATCCCATGAGTAGCTGAAAGTCAGGATGACATCTACACCCCTCTGGGGACGCAACACTGGAGGGCAACCAATGTTTATTGCATGGCCAGCATCAACTAGGTGCAGTTTGGAATCAGCTGGTGTTAGGTTGTTTGGGAAGGCATCAGGGTGGCTATCTAAACATGGAAGGCCAGAAAGAACAGTGATGTAAGTCATTTTATGTCCCAGATTCTGTTTTAGCCAACTGTAAAATCCCCTTTAACAGAATGTAATATTTTTTTGCAGAATTAGAAACAGCAAAAGACTAAGGTATTTAAACGCATTTTCACAGTGTTTATGAAACAGTGCAGCAAGTCACCTTTCCAGGCggtaaagtttgagtttttgtTATAATTGTAATGCATAAAGAATCCACGCATAAAGTTGTATATCTCAGTGATGACCGGTCGGCTCTTGAAAAAGCTGGAGACCACGCTAGCCGTGCTGGTGATCGGCGTGAGGAGATATGTGTCCAGGGTAATTGGCTCACTGTCTGCTTCTATGTGGGAGAAGTTTGGGAGAAGTTGATGGAGAGCAGATGAAATTAATTGAAGCAAACACTGGCTAATCACTAATCACTATCAGGACTGTGGTGTAGCTAAGGGGATGCACACCTTGGAAATACTTCTAAACTAAGCAGAATGTGTGGATGAAACAACGTTTTTTGTTGCATTATTGCTATTTAACCACTGTGTTGCAGAGAAATAGGTCGTTACCTATGTTGCTCACATTCTCCCCCAGCCATGGGCTCCAGGAAGGTAGCATTCCAGTGCAAGCTGTCCACAGCTGAGTCAGGTTCAAAGAGAAAACACTACTCCAGATTCCTGTCAACGGACAGAGAAGATGATAAATACTGTGATACACACGTGCAAACATGCCtagatgtacacaaacacacctatcaGATAGGGGAGACGTGTCTCTGGGAGCTTCTTGATCATGTATCCTAGGTAGAATTCACTGCCAAAATCTTCAGCACGGACAAAAGCCCCATACTTTGGGATCCCCACTTCATATGGCGTGAACTCACACCATTCTGACAGGAAAGGAAGAAATGAAATAGAAAGGTATGAGACACAGATGTGAAGCATAAATCACATCTAATATACATATGAAATGTCCTATATCTATATTTCTTAGATACACTAAATGAAGTCAAAACCCTATAACAAGAGGAAACCAGAAGCTGCCTTAGCTGAAGAGGAGCTTTAATGACCTTTCTCAGCTGTAGtgcctttccttccttccttcatatTGACAGCAGTGTAGATGGGGAGGGGGTTTTGGCCCTTTgacactgccctctgctgctcAGACAGAGTATGGCTGTTTTTCTTTTAACAAACAGTGGAGTAATTAACACATATACTTAAGGCTGCCAAAAATTCAAGGGACGCTTGAACAATTATTTTTGTACATAGTGGGGTCCAGCATAGATGCACGACAATGACGTTTCCATGTCCACGCAATTATATAACTTTTACTTCTGATTTGCACTGTAACACAGAGGTGTTGTGTAGTATCATGAGTGTACTATACCTTCCCATGGGTCAGCTCCTCAATGACCAATCCCCACATGTCTATGAGTGACACCGGgtgtccctcctgctctctctttccagtTTCAGTGTGGTAATACTGCAGTTTCTCCATGGTGAAGGCACTAAGAACACTCTTTGTGATCTCCTTCTCCAGTTCAGCAATTGCCTTTTTCATGTCACAATGGGACCAATCATCTTGCTCGTTTAATTTGGCCATGGCCCTGTCAAAAAGGAATTTTATGGATGCGTTCATAGTTATGCTTTGTGGTTTGGTAGACTCTTCCGGGGGTCATTgtgtaattcgcacactggttAAAATCTGTAGCATTTGGGGTAACTATTTTGCACACACAGCTAGTTTAGAATTGACTTGTTTTACTTCACT
This DNA window, taken from Osmerus eperlanus chromosome 6, fOsmEpe2.1, whole genome shotgun sequence, encodes the following:
- the LOC134022214 gene encoding cytosolic phospholipase A2 zeta-like; its protein translation is MQNKESPTGSYSNLKVTVLRAETSYSRDYWSESDCYVTLHLPTASSNIHRTETVDNSSTPEWNETFDFRVQTRVKNILEIRLYDEDTFIDGDDLCSVVLFDINNLVPGVKETKVFNRDSQTNDELWMEFQLLECGDPPCKYISNGVLMAAPFTAVDVSLINNNLNPDIILRLTGAYNEDQKMASSEQITALAKTLRFYVNRDLETELMINQLDSSSGSSANAVQLKKLPAKDQVNVSIPFGEEKLDLHLKMEDCPEKDFQVRLDFNLSPQEKKFLEQRRVVVDQALKKVLKLNSARTLKKVPVIAVVASGGGTRAMTGMYGSLRGLQRIGLLDTVTYITGVSGSTWAMAKLNEQDDWSHCDMKKAIAELEKEITKSVLSAFTMEKLQYYHTETGKREQEGHPVSLIDMWGLVIEELTHGKKNSHTLSEQQRAVSKGQNPLPIYTAVNMKEGRKGTTAEKEWCEFTPYEVGIPKYGAFVRAEDFGSEFYLGYMIKKLPETRLPYLIGIWSSVFSLNLTQLWTACTGMLPSWSPWLGENVSNIEADSEPITLDTYLLTPITSTASVVSSFFKSRPVITEIYNFMRGFFMHYNYNKNSNFTAWKDSHPDAFPNNLTPADSKLHLVDAGHAINIGCPPVLRPQRGVDVILTFSYSWDPQDVLKVIKMTNDYCEDHKIPFPHIDFSKLQAEPVRELYVFEDKENPEAPILLHMPLVNVSYREFKAPGQPRKGEEEMEAGKVDVSSDSSPYKTSNLTYSVKDYRSLVDLTTYNVVNNKDAILKALRSSLERAVPVKEEANQDHCHH